In Bacteroides coprosuis DSM 18011, the following are encoded in one genomic region:
- a CDS encoding hypothetical protein (KEGG: bfs:BF3057 putative thiol:disulfide oxidoreductase~SPTR: Putative uncharacterized protein;~IMG reference gene:2504107287): MISSKTTWIILSSCLVFVGCSKSPHTYTIKGKIPDGDMQGKMLYICDALSGERLDSTRVNYNEFVFTRGFEKSEYGTLEVGENYFIDFIIEPGVVELDLKNRIVSGGKLNIAQQEFHTTLSKFAMKAEKRYYEIQAQLANQISADELQSRMEEVYLLEVLPENKDLYIAYFKANTDNILGVEAISRLASICSPQELDELIVSMDKKYLSHPILQKLITEKKEHQKTALINL; the protein is encoded by the coding sequence ATGATTTCCTCTAAAACTACTTGGATTATACTATCGAGTTGCCTCGTTTTTGTAGGTTGCTCAAAAAGCCCACATACCTATACCATAAAAGGAAAGATCCCCGATGGGGATATGCAAGGGAAAATGCTCTATATCTGCGACGCACTATCTGGGGAGCGCCTTGATAGTACAAGGGTTAACTATAATGAGTTTGTATTTACGCGAGGTTTTGAAAAATCGGAATATGGTACTCTTGAAGTAGGAGAAAATTATTTTATTGATTTTATTATAGAACCAGGTGTGGTAGAACTCGATTTAAAGAATAGAATAGTATCTGGAGGTAAATTAAATATAGCCCAGCAAGAATTTCATACTACTTTAAGTAAGTTTGCTATGAAAGCAGAAAAGAGATATTACGAAATTCAAGCCCAATTAGCTAATCAAATATCAGCGGATGAACTGCAATCTCGTATGGAAGAGGTCTATTTACTAGAAGTATTACCAGAGAATAAGGATCTATATATAGCCTATTTCAAGGCAAATACAGATAATATTTTAGGGGTAGAAGCAATAAGCAGATTGGCTAGTATATGTTCACCTCAAGAACTCGACGAATTGATAGTGTCTATGGATAAGAAATATTTATCACACCCCATTTTACAGAAACTTATAACAGAAAAGAAGGAACATCAAAAAACGGCTCTAATCAATCTCTAA
- a CDS encoding alkyl hydroperoxide reductase/ Thiol specific antioxidant/ Mal allergen (InterPro IPR000866~KEGG: bfr:BF3218 thiol:disulfide interchange protein~PFAM: Alkyl hydroperoxide reductase subunit C/ Thiol specific antioxidant~SPTR: Putative uncharacterized protein;~IMG reference gene:2504107288~PFAM: AhpC/TSA family), which produces MKNLISKILLGSTVLLAACGNPQKANTNQGEPNDAKNQSETISAQDGLSQEAADKTVMFTDFTIKQEDGTEVSLSDYVGKGKYVLVDFWASWCAPCLAEVPNLKSVYEKYKGDNFEILGVAVWDKTKDTKKAIEEHKIPWPQILNAQKIPTDLYGIQGIPHIILFGPDGEIIKRDLRGEAIPKIVEQLVK; this is translated from the coding sequence ATGAAAAATCTAATTTCAAAAATCTTACTAGGAAGCACAGTGTTGCTGGCAGCCTGTGGAAATCCTCAGAAAGCGAATACCAATCAGGGTGAACCAAATGATGCTAAAAATCAAAGTGAAACGATATCTGCGCAAGATGGTTTAAGCCAAGAAGCAGCAGATAAAACAGTTATGTTTACCGATTTTACAATTAAACAAGAAGATGGAACAGAGGTTTCTCTTTCTGACTATGTGGGAAAAGGTAAATATGTATTAGTTGATTTCTGGGCTAGCTGGTGTGCCCCATGTTTGGCTGAAGTCCCTAACCTAAAATCAGTCTATGAAAAATATAAAGGTGATAACTTTGAAATACTAGGAGTTGCCGTATGGGATAAAACGAAGGATACAAAAAAAGCCATAGAAGAACATAAGATTCCATGGCCTCAGATATTAAATGCGCAAAAGATTCCTACTGATCTTTATGGCATCCAAGGAATACCTCATATTATTCTCTTTGGACCTGATGGTGAAATTATAAAAAGAGACCTTCGAGGAGAAGCAATTCCAAAAATTGTAGAACAACTAGTCAAGTAA
- a CDS encoding Restriction endonuclease, type I, EcoRI, R subunit/Type III (InterPro IPR007409~KEGG: bfs:BF2478 hypothetical protein~PFAM: Restriction endonuclease, type I, EcoRI, R subunit/Type III, Res subunit, N-terminal~SPTR: Putative uncharacterized protein;~IMG reference gene:2504107289~PFAM: Type I restriction enzyme R protein N terminus (HSDR_N)), producing the protein MASLNLPPAALKLSIIDGKQAVFDVLRNKMILLTPEEWVRQHFVHFLISDKKYPQSLMGNEILLTLNGMKKRCDTVVYKKDLTPLVIIEYKAPHIKITQEVFNQICRYNFVLKVNYLIVSNGINHYCCKMNYENKTYTFLKEIPLYSELD; encoded by the coding sequence ATGGCATCACTTAATTTACCTCCAGCAGCATTAAAATTATCTATTATAGATGGCAAACAAGCCGTTTTTGATGTTCTTAGGAATAAAATGATTCTATTAACCCCCGAAGAATGGGTACGTCAGCACTTTGTTCATTTTCTTATATCAGATAAGAAATACCCCCAATCGTTAATGGGCAATGAGATTTTATTGACGTTGAATGGGATGAAAAAAAGATGTGATACTGTGGTTTATAAAAAAGATTTGACACCTCTAGTTATTATTGAGTACAAAGCACCACACATTAAGATAACCCAAGAGGTTTTTAATCAGATATGTAGGTATAACTTTGTACTGAAAGTAAATTATCTCATTGTAAGTAATGGAATAAACCACTATTGCTGCAAAATGAACTACGAAAACAAAACATATACATTTTTAAAAGAGATACCTCTTTATTCGGAACTCGATTAA
- a CDS encoding protein of unknown function DUF164 (COGs: COG1579 Zn-ribbon protein possibly nucleic acid-binding~InterPro IPR003743~KEGG: bfs:BF2474 hypothetical protein~PFAM: Protein of unknown function DUF164~SPTR: Putative uncharacterized protein;~IMG reference gene:2504107290~PFAM: Putative zinc ribbon domain): MAKETKELTVEERLEVLYELQTVLSKIDDIKTLRGELPLEVQDLEDEIEGLNTRIEKIKSDIAQLKTDVATKKVDIETSKSLIAKYTEQQENVRNNREYDLLGKEIEFQTLEVQLSEKRIKEFTSEQKVKGEDLEASKAIFDGRKKDLDQKKNELEEIVSETKQEEEKLREKSKKLESKIEPRLLQSFKRIRKNTRNGLAVVYVERDACGGCFNKIPPQRQLDIRSRKKIIVCEYCGRIMIDPELAGVELQVVEEKKKTRKTTTRKKKA, from the coding sequence ATGGCTAAAGAAACAAAAGAGTTGACTGTAGAAGAAAGACTTGAAGTTTTATACGAACTACAGACTGTATTATCAAAAATAGATGATATTAAAACTCTTAGAGGAGAGCTTCCTCTTGAAGTTCAAGACCTAGAGGACGAGATTGAAGGACTTAATACTCGTATTGAAAAAATCAAGTCGGACATTGCTCAACTAAAAACTGATGTAGCTACTAAAAAAGTAGATATTGAGACTTCAAAATCTCTTATCGCTAAGTACACAGAACAACAAGAGAATGTACGTAACAACCGTGAGTATGACTTACTAGGTAAGGAAATTGAATTCCAAACTCTAGAAGTTCAACTTTCAGAAAAGCGTATTAAAGAATTTACTTCTGAACAAAAAGTAAAAGGAGAAGATTTAGAAGCTAGCAAAGCAATATTCGATGGTCGTAAGAAAGACTTAGATCAGAAAAAGAATGAGCTAGAAGAAATCGTATCAGAAACAAAACAAGAAGAGGAAAAACTTAGAGAAAAATCTAAGAAGCTTGAGTCTAAAATAGAACCTCGTTTACTTCAGTCATTCAAACGTATTCGTAAAAATACTCGCAATGGTCTTGCAGTAGTATATGTAGAACGTGATGCTTGTGGTGGTTGTTTCAACAAGATTCCACCTCAGAGACAATTGGATATCCGTTCACGTAAGAAAATTATTGTTTGTGAATATTGTGGTCGTATCATGATTGACCCAGAATTGGCTGGTGTAGAATTACAAGTAGTAGAAGAGAAGAAAAAGACTCGTAAAACTACAACTAGAAAGAAAAAAGCATAA
- a CDS encoding NGG1p interacting factor 3 protein, NIF3 (COGs: COG3323 conserved hypothetical protein~InterPro IPR002678~KEGG: bfs:BF2473 hypothetical protein~PFAM: NGG1p interacting factor 3, NIF3~SPTR: Putative uncharacterized protein;~TIGRFAM: NGG1p interacting factor 3, NIF3~IMG reference gene:2504107291~PFAM: NIF3 (NGG1p interacting factor 3)~TIGRFAM: dinuclear metal center protein, YbgI/SA1388 family), with product MYLCTLKILSKRMKIKDILNALERFAPLPLQDGFDNSGLQIGLTEVEATGALLCLDVTEEIIDEAIQKGCNLIIAHHPLLFKGCKSITGKDYVERCVMKAIKNDIAIYAAHTNLDNATGGVNFKIAEKLGLINPQILSPKSDLLYKLVTFVPLAQAEEVRQTLFQAGCGHIGEYDSCSYNIQGEGTFRALEGAQPFCGKVGTLHTEPEVRIETIFPSFKKSAVVRALVQAHPYEEPAFDIYPLANSWSQVGAGVIASLPEPIDEKEFLLKVKNIFQVGSVKHSKLRGKPIQKVALCGGSGAFLLQQAIGAGADLFISAEIKYHDYFGNDDLILMADIGHYESEQYTKELFYSIIKDKFPTFALHFTEVNTNPIKYL from the coding sequence GTGTATCTTTGTACATTAAAGATACTTTCAAAGCGAATGAAGATTAAGGATATTTTAAATGCCCTTGAACGTTTTGCACCTCTGCCCTTGCAGGATGGATTTGATAATTCCGGCCTGCAAATCGGATTGACAGAAGTGGAAGCTACAGGGGCTTTGTTGTGTTTAGACGTTACTGAAGAGATCATAGATGAAGCCATCCAAAAAGGATGTAATTTAATTATTGCTCATCATCCTCTCTTGTTTAAAGGTTGTAAATCTATCACCGGCAAAGATTATGTGGAAAGATGCGTAATGAAAGCTATCAAAAATGATATCGCTATTTATGCTGCACATACCAATTTAGATAATGCAACCGGTGGTGTAAATTTCAAAATAGCAGAAAAACTAGGGTTAATCAATCCCCAAATCCTATCACCCAAATCAGACTTACTTTATAAATTAGTTACTTTTGTGCCTCTGGCACAAGCTGAAGAAGTACGCCAAACTCTATTCCAAGCAGGATGTGGTCATATTGGAGAGTACGATTCTTGTAGCTATAATATACAAGGTGAAGGAACTTTTAGAGCCTTAGAGGGTGCTCAGCCTTTTTGTGGAAAAGTTGGTACTCTTCATACAGAACCTGAGGTACGGATTGAAACTATATTTCCAAGTTTTAAGAAATCGGCTGTTGTTAGGGCTTTAGTACAAGCTCACCCTTATGAGGAGCCAGCCTTTGATATCTATCCTCTAGCTAATAGCTGGAGCCAGGTAGGAGCTGGTGTTATAGCTAGTTTACCTGAACCCATTGACGAAAAAGAATTCCTATTAAAAGTAAAAAACATATTTCAAGTTGGCAGTGTGAAGCATAGCAAGCTGAGAGGTAAACCCATACAAAAAGTAGCCCTTTGTGGAGGATCAGGTGCATTTCTTCTTCAACAAGCTATAGGTGCTGGAGCCGACTTGTTTATTAGTGCAGAGATAAAATATCATGATTATTTTGGCAATGATGACCTTATACTAATGGCTGACATAGGACATTACGAGAGTGAACAATACACAAAAGAATTATTTTATTCTATTATAAAGGATAAATTTCCTACTTTTGCACTCCATTTTACCGAAGTAAATACAAATCCAATTAAATATTTATAG
- a CDS encoding acetyltransferase (COGs: COG1670 Acetyltransferase including N-acetylase of ribosomal protein~KEGG: bth:BT_0780 acetyltransferase~SPTR: Acetyltransferase;~IMG reference gene:2504107292), translating to MDYNIRRWKPTDIDALVKQMNNIHIWSSLSEDIPFPATAKIAKNYLDKFCQKGVEYDIYAIEVDNDVVGGISFSRLKPPFTIIYRLQFWLCPDFWEESFIEEALAKLIKNTFFHLPVMKIISEILENDVKSIQVLEKLGFEKEATLQKVVLKSGSVKDLYFYTLAEKDVESSPLTE from the coding sequence ATGGATTATAATATAAGAAGATGGAAGCCAACCGATATAGATGCGTTGGTGAAGCAGATGAATAATATTCACATATGGTCTTCATTATCTGAAGATATACCCTTCCCTGCAACAGCAAAAATAGCTAAGAATTACTTGGATAAATTTTGTCAGAAAGGTGTAGAATATGATATTTATGCCATAGAAGTTGACAATGATGTAGTAGGAGGGATAAGTTTTAGTAGATTAAAACCTCCATTCACTATAATATATAGATTGCAATTTTGGCTTTGCCCTGATTTTTGGGAAGAAAGTTTTATAGAAGAAGCGCTAGCTAAATTAATTAAAAACACATTCTTTCACCTTCCTGTAATGAAGATTATTTCGGAAATATTAGAAAATGATGTGAAATCAATTCAAGTACTCGAAAAATTAGGCTTTGAGAAAGAAGCTACACTTCAAAAGGTAGTATTAAAAAGTGGCAGTGTAAAAGATTTGTATTTTTATACTCTTGCAGAAAAAGATGTAGAGAGTAGTCCTTTAACAGAATAA
- a CDS encoding hypothetical protein (KEGG: bth:BT_0880 hypothetical protein~SPTR: Putative uncharacterized protein;~IMG reference gene:2504107293) has product MLCLPNYSENSFEVKIMKQIALHPQNKYFITVEFSKKGESLPLYLQDFLTDKSNQYKESQPFTRVYREGDWRLILTFIPRNKPIDRRFALTNTFVKLCQKQKK; this is encoded by the coding sequence ATGCTCTGTTTACCGAATTATAGCGAAAATTCTTTTGAAGTAAAAATAATGAAGCAGATTGCTCTCCACCCACAAAATAAATACTTTATTACCGTGGAGTTTTCAAAGAAAGGAGAGAGCTTACCTTTATATTTACAAGATTTCCTTACAGATAAGAGCAATCAGTATAAAGAATCCCAACCATTTACGAGAGTCTATAGAGAAGGAGATTGGCGACTTATTCTCACTTTTATTCCACGTAATAAACCCATTGATAGACGGTTTGCTTTAACCAATACTTTTGTAAAACTATGCCAGAAGCAAAAAAAATAA
- a CDS encoding Conserved hypothetical protein CHP00245 (COGs: COG0390 ABC-type uncharacterized transport system permease component~InterPro IPR005226~KEGG: bfs:BF2469 putative ABC transporter membrane protein~PFAM: Conserved hypothetical protein CHP00245~SPTR: Putative uncharacterized protein;~IMG reference gene:2504107294~PFAM: Uncharacterised protein family (UPF0014)~TIGRFAM: TIGR00245 family protein), protein MGTIDISFLSLGIGLLLSFIPLYYLWKFKTGLVKATAIAIIRMIVQLFFVGMYLKYLFLWDNPWINILWVVVMIFVASHTALARTRLKRSVLMIPIVIGFLFSVITIGVFFLGIVLQIDNIFDAQYFIPIFGILMGNMLSSNVIALNTYYSGLQREQQLYYYLLGNGASQKEARAPFIGQAMIKAFSPLIANMAVMGLVALPGTMIGQILGGSSPNVAIKYQMMIVVINFTASMLCLMITITLSSNSTFNKFGVMKPVFKEEK, encoded by the coding sequence GTGGGAACTATAGATATATCATTTTTAAGTTTAGGCATAGGGTTACTCTTATCTTTTATACCTCTTTATTATCTATGGAAATTTAAAACGGGGTTGGTTAAAGCAACAGCCATAGCTATTATACGCATGATTGTGCAACTGTTTTTTGTAGGAATGTACCTCAAGTATCTCTTCTTATGGGATAATCCATGGATCAATATCCTCTGGGTAGTAGTTATGATTTTTGTTGCCTCACACACAGCACTTGCACGTACTCGCTTAAAGCGAAGTGTATTAATGATACCCATTGTTATCGGTTTCTTATTTAGTGTTATTACCATAGGTGTGTTTTTTCTAGGTATAGTACTGCAAATCGACAATATATTTGATGCTCAGTACTTTATTCCCATATTTGGCATATTAATGGGCAATATGCTTTCGAGCAATGTAATTGCTTTGAATACTTATTATTCGGGTTTGCAGAGAGAGCAACAACTCTATTATTACTTACTAGGCAATGGAGCTTCTCAAAAAGAAGCCAGAGCACCATTTATCGGTCAGGCGATGATAAAAGCCTTTAGTCCGCTGATAGCTAATATGGCTGTAATGGGACTTGTGGCTCTACCAGGTACAATGATTGGTCAGATACTCGGAGGAAGTAGCCCCAACGTAGCAATAAAATATCAAATGATGATTGTGGTCATCAACTTTACAGCATCCATGTTGTGCTTAATGATTACGATTACACTATCCTCAAATAGTACATTTAATAAGTTTGGAGTGATGAAACCCGTGTTTAAAGAAGAAAAATAA
- a CDS encoding ABC transporter related protein (COGs: COG1136 ABC-type antimicrobial peptide transport system ATPase component~InterPro IPR003439:IPR003593~KEGG: bfs:BF2468 putative ABC transporter ATP-binding protein~PFAM: ABC transporter-like~SMART: ATPase, AAA+ type, core~SPTR: Putative uncharacterized protein;~IMG reference gene:2504107295~PFAM: ABC transporter): MNKPILHIENACISFGHGKLFTHFNLDLHLGEMYCITGESGKGKTSLLNAILGFVPLSEGSIVVDGLILGVSTIDEIRKRVAWIPQELSIPSEWVSEMVRIPFKLKANRNIKFSEKTLYKHFEALGLEHDLLERRVTEISGGQRQRIMIAVTTMLQKPLMIIDEPTSALDPASVSKVIRFLKNETQKSTAILAVTHDRIFADSCDKRIFL; encoded by the coding sequence ATGAATAAACCAATATTACATATAGAGAATGCGTGCATCTCTTTTGGACATGGTAAATTGTTTACTCACTTCAATTTAGACCTACATTTGGGTGAAATGTATTGCATAACTGGTGAATCTGGCAAAGGCAAAACATCTTTACTAAATGCTATTCTGGGCTTTGTACCCTTATCGGAAGGCTCTATTGTAGTTGATGGATTAATCCTTGGGGTTAGTACTATAGATGAAATAAGAAAAAGAGTAGCTTGGATTCCTCAAGAATTATCTATTCCATCAGAATGGGTTTCTGAGATGGTGCGTATTCCTTTTAAACTAAAGGCCAATCGCAACATCAAATTCTCCGAAAAAACACTGTATAAACATTTTGAAGCATTGGGCTTAGAGCATGATTTATTAGAAAGAAGAGTTACTGAGATATCGGGAGGTCAGCGTCAACGTATTATGATCGCTGTTACAACTATGTTACAAAAGCCATTAATGATAATTGATGAACCAACCTCTGCACTAGACCCCGCATCGGTGAGTAAAGTAATTCGTTTTCTAAAGAATGAGACTCAAAAGAGTACGGCTATTTTAGCTGTTACACACGATAGAATCTTTGCAGATAGTTGCGATAAACGCATCTTTTTATAA
- a CDS encoding hypothetical protein (KEGG: pru:PRU_2816 hypothetical protein~SPTR: Putative uncharacterized protein;~IMG reference gene:2504107296): MEKQTTQEQLYDVWVNKVYDYLTAVGPKIDRCTSVLQSKPVLDNNLGVVFLGFGPTGDVNYVHVDKKRFYYGSPFFLTDKNEWRVWTKLYEAFDQIKYLNPLTEGNYQFMNATYFCAENTAKLKDELKLLEVDIRYEDVQKQCLEFTSELIHHILKPKCIVCFSVKDCYNPLKAQFKFDKEEVLTPTNKDKKPNKHIINKALWGKIPVYGMTHPSAAISNEDWDGIVRVFKKEMEQLGI; encoded by the coding sequence ATGGAAAAGCAAACAACACAAGAGCAACTTTACGATGTATGGGTAAATAAGGTCTATGATTATCTCACTGCGGTAGGTCCTAAAATAGATCGATGTACTAGTGTACTTCAATCAAAACCCGTGCTGGATAATAATTTAGGAGTTGTGTTTCTAGGCTTCGGCCCTACTGGAGATGTTAATTATGTCCATGTAGATAAAAAACGTTTTTATTATGGTAGCCCCTTTTTCTTAACGGATAAGAACGAATGGAGGGTGTGGACTAAGCTCTACGAAGCTTTCGACCAAATAAAATACCTTAATCCTCTTACTGAAGGAAATTATCAATTTATGAATGCTACTTATTTTTGTGCGGAAAATACAGCCAAACTCAAAGATGAATTAAAGCTTCTGGAAGTTGATATACGCTATGAAGATGTTCAAAAACAATGCTTGGAGTTTACTAGCGAACTCATTCACCACATTCTCAAACCGAAATGTATTGTTTGTTTCTCGGTAAAAGACTGTTACAATCCTCTTAAGGCACAGTTTAAGTTTGACAAAGAGGAAGTTCTTACTCCTACAAATAAAGATAAAAAGCCCAACAAGCATATCATTAATAAAGCTCTATGGGGAAAGATTCCTGTATATGGTATGACTCATCCTTCTGCTGCTATCAGCAATGAAGATTGGGATGGAATCGTTCGGGTATTCAAAAAAGAAATGGAACAACTGGGTATCTAA
- a CDS encoding Protein of unknown function DUF2148 (COGs: COG4739 Uncharacterized protein containing a ferredoxin domain~InterPro IPR019224~KEGG: bfs:BF2467 hypothetical protein~PFAM: Protein of unknown function DUF2148~SPTR: Putative uncharacterized protein;~IMG reference gene:2504107297~PFAM: Uncharacterized protein containing a ferredoxin domain (DUF2148)) — MILNERDNRKERALDVAYKMINAARTAPKTKGADLIETAIVTGENIQELSEEMLYLEYRGGKYQFDRDSANILQAECVVLIGTKEKAMGLNCGHCGFITCGSRSSEVLCVFNSVDVGIAVGSACAMAADMRVDTRVMFSAGLAAQKLNYLPGCSMLMAIPISISSKNPFFDRQPKK, encoded by the coding sequence ATGATACTAAATGAAAGAGACAATAGAAAAGAAAGAGCTCTAGATGTAGCGTATAAAATGATTAATGCTGCCCGTACAGCCCCCAAAACGAAAGGAGCAGACTTGATAGAAACGGCTATTGTTACTGGAGAAAATATTCAAGAATTGTCTGAAGAGATGCTCTACCTAGAATACAGAGGTGGTAAGTATCAATTTGATAGAGATTCAGCTAACATTCTACAGGCTGAATGTGTTGTCTTAATAGGTACAAAGGAAAAAGCAATGGGACTAAATTGCGGACATTGTGGATTTATAACATGTGGCAGTCGGTCTAGTGAAGTTCTCTGCGTATTCAATAGTGTTGATGTGGGTATAGCAGTTGGTTCTGCATGTGCCATGGCTGCTGATATGCGTGTAGATACTCGTGTGATGTTCTCGGCTGGATTGGCCGCTCAAAAGCTCAATTATCTACCAGGCTGCTCCATGCTGATGGCTATACCGATAAGTATATCTTCAAAGAATCCTTTCTTTGATAGACAACCTAAGAAATAA
- a CDS encoding Agmatine deiminase (COGs: COG2957 Peptidylarginine deiminase~InterPro IPR007466~KEGG: bth:BT_0876 hypothetical protein~PFAM: Peptidyl-arginine deiminase, Porphyromonas-type~PRIAM: Agmatine deiminase~SPTR: Putative deiminase;~IMG reference gene:2504107298~PFAM: Porphyromonas-type peptidyl-arginine deiminase) encodes MSLLKDNSAVSKTAFLPAEWFPQSGVQLTWPHVGTDWSHMLHEVEACYIQLAREIAKRELLLIVTPEVQQVSNYLERAHVNMSNVRLFECETNDTWARDHGFITMMDGDKPLLLDFTFNGWGLKFASHYDNQINRELVKAKAVQGEYVNCLGYILEGGSIESDGEGTVLTTSECLLSPNRNDQLGKTEVEEYLKSTFNLKQVLWLDHGYLSGDDTDSHIDTLARLCSTDTIVYVKCENEKDEHYQALKKMEEQLKTFRTLQGKPYKLIALPMADTVIFDEERLPATYANFLIMNDCVLYPTYSQPTHDEEARMALQKAFPEKEIIGIECSPLIKQHGSLHCITMQYPKGVLI; translated from the coding sequence ATGTCATTGTTAAAAGACAATTCTGCAGTTTCTAAAACTGCTTTTTTACCGGCTGAATGGTTTCCTCAAAGTGGAGTTCAACTTACTTGGCCTCATGTTGGGACAGATTGGTCGCATATGCTCCATGAAGTGGAAGCTTGTTATATTCAGCTAGCGCGTGAAATAGCGAAGAGAGAATTATTACTAATCGTAACTCCCGAAGTTCAACAAGTTTCCAACTATCTAGAAAGAGCACATGTTAATATGAGTAATGTTCGTCTTTTTGAGTGTGAAACAAATGATACTTGGGCTCGTGATCATGGTTTTATTACGATGATGGACGGAGATAAACCTCTTCTACTCGATTTTACTTTCAATGGCTGGGGCTTAAAGTTTGCTTCTCATTATGATAACCAAATCAATCGTGAATTAGTAAAAGCCAAAGCTGTGCAAGGAGAATATGTCAACTGCCTAGGCTATATACTCGAAGGAGGCAGCATAGAAAGTGATGGAGAAGGCACAGTACTTACTACATCAGAATGCTTACTCTCTCCCAATAGAAATGATCAGCTTGGTAAAACTGAGGTTGAAGAGTATCTCAAATCTACTTTCAACTTAAAACAAGTATTGTGGTTAGATCATGGTTACCTTTCTGGCGATGATACCGATAGCCATATTGATACTCTAGCTCGTCTTTGCTCTACAGATACAATAGTATATGTGAAATGTGAGAATGAAAAAGATGAGCATTATCAAGCACTTAAAAAGATGGAAGAGCAACTCAAAACCTTCCGCACTTTGCAAGGTAAACCCTATAAACTTATTGCTTTACCTATGGCAGATACAGTAATCTTCGATGAAGAAAGATTACCTGCTACTTACGCCAACTTCTTAATTATGAATGATTGTGTGCTGTACCCCACTTATAGTCAGCCTACTCACGATGAGGAAGCACGTATGGCCTTACAAAAGGCATTCCCCGAGAAAGAGATTATAGGTATAGAATGTAGCCCTCTGATTAAACAACATGGCTCCCTACATTGTATTACTATGCAGTACCCTAAAGGCGTATTGATTTAA